The uncultured Flavobacterium sp. genome contains a region encoding:
- a CDS encoding BspA family leucine-rich repeat surface protein, with protein MGSLIQNTVFGRTKNTFISTWRTSNTSTGSSTSTQVKLPLINTGTYNFIVDWGDGLYNTITNWNQAQTTHTYSVAGDYTIKITGTCTGWRFTNFGDRLKILSISKWGKLRLGNDNGYFYGCANLNLSGVSDILDLTGTTTLEAAFFGCTALTTIGRVNEWNMSGVIVLYNTFNSSSFNSNIGNWDVSHVNTLRNTFVNSSFNNGESPDINNWNVSKVANMESLFSGSKFNQYIGNWNTVNVTTMNSMFQGSSFNQAIGTWNVTKVTDFTSMFRNNQSFNNGGTPDINNWVLNSTDTIIMRSMFEGARAFNQTIGNWNTVNVINMSNMFYSNIGTTVFNQNIGSWNVTKVTNFTGMFKYNNSFNNGGNSSINNWILNSVSPIIMSEMFMGSSLFNQPIGNWNTGNVTAMNSMFRVASSFNQNIGAWNVSNVTDFSFMFYVATAFNNGGSPDINNWSLKTTGSISFYQMFISCSNFNQPVGNWNTAAVTDMSQMFQGATKFNQNIGAWNVSNVSSFVSMFNTAFVFNNGGSPDINNWTLKTTGTVSLNTMFQGGGGSYPMQFNQPIGNWNTVAVTDMAGMFQKTGNGVHSFNQPIGNWNTSNVVTMASMFSQGGTDGGTFNQNIGAWNVSNVSDFSNMFLGAQPFNNGGSPDINNWILKTNGSVNMSKMFASVNSYISTTFNQPIGNWNTSAVTNMSQMFGATAGKVTFNQDIGNWNISNVTDFTNFMVNKSPTNFSAANLDAIYNGWSSRTVKTPITITFGTAKRTSASNTGKSILTASPNNWVITDGGI; from the coding sequence ATGGGAAGCTTAATACAGAATACAGTTTTTGGAAGGACGAAAAACACATTTATTTCTACGTGGAGAACATCAAATACTTCTACTGGATCAAGTACTTCAACTCAGGTAAAATTACCATTGATTAATACTGGCACTTATAATTTTATAGTAGATTGGGGCGATGGTCTATATAATACAATTACTAATTGGAACCAAGCGCAAACAACTCATACTTATTCCGTAGCAGGAGATTATACTATAAAAATTACAGGAACCTGTACTGGATGGAGATTTACCAACTTTGGAGATCGATTAAAAATACTCTCTATTTCTAAATGGGGTAAGTTAAGATTAGGTAATGATAATGGCTACTTTTACGGATGTGCAAATTTGAACTTGTCTGGGGTTAGTGATATTTTAGATCTAACTGGTACGACAACTTTAGAAGCTGCCTTTTTTGGGTGTACTGCTTTGACAACTATTGGCAGAGTTAATGAGTGGAATATGTCTGGAGTGATAGTTTTATATAACACATTTAATTCATCTTCATTTAATTCTAATATTGGAAATTGGGATGTATCTCATGTTAATACACTTCGAAATACTTTTGTTAATTCAAGTTTTAATAATGGAGAAAGTCCAGATATAAATAATTGGAACGTATCCAAAGTTGCTAACATGGAAAGTCTATTTTCTGGTTCTAAATTCAATCAATACATAGGAAATTGGAATACTGTGAATGTTACCACAATGAATAGTATGTTTCAAGGTAGTTCATTTAATCAGGCAATTGGAACATGGAATGTAACTAAAGTAACCGATTTTACAAGTATGTTTAGGAATAATCAATCATTTAATAATGGTGGGACTCCTGATATTAATAATTGGGTTTTAAATAGTACGGATACGATTATAATGAGATCCATGTTTGAAGGAGCCAGAGCATTTAATCAAACAATTGGCAATTGGAATACTGTAAATGTTATTAATATGTCAAATATGTTTTACAGTAATATTGGTACTACAGTTTTTAATCAAAATATTGGATCATGGAACGTAACCAAAGTAACTAATTTTACGGGCATGTTCAAGTATAATAATTCATTTAATAATGGTGGAAATTCTAGTATTAATAATTGGATTCTTAATTCTGTAAGTCCTATAATTATGAGCGAAATGTTTATGGGATCATCATTATTTAATCAACCTATTGGAAACTGGAACACGGGAAATGTCACTGCAATGAATTCAATGTTTCGAGTTGCTTCATCATTTAATCAAAATATTGGAGCCTGGAATGTTTCAAATGTAACTGATTTCTCATTTATGTTTTATGTTGCAACGGCATTCAATAATGGAGGCAGCCCAGATATAAATAACTGGTCGTTAAAAACTACAGGGAGTATTAGTTTTTATCAAATGTTCATTTCTTGTTCTAATTTTAATCAACCTGTAGGAAACTGGAATACTGCTGCTGTTACCGATATGTCACAAATGTTTCAAGGAGCAACCAAATTTAATCAAAATATTGGAGCTTGGAACGTTAGTAATGTAAGTTCTTTCGTTTCAATGTTTAATACTGCATTTGTTTTTAACAATGGAGGAAGTCCTGATATCAATAATTGGACATTAAAAACAACTGGAACCGTTAGTTTAAATACTATGTTTCAAGGTGGTGGTGGCAGTTATCCAATGCAATTTAACCAACCAATTGGAAATTGGAATACTGTTGCTGTTACGGATATGGCTGGTATGTTTCAAAAAACAGGAAATGGAGTTCATTCATTCAATCAACCAATTGGAAATTGGAATACATCTAATGTAGTAACCATGGCTAGTATGTTTAGCCAAGGTGGAACTGATGGAGGTACATTTAATCAAAATATTGGAGCATGGAATGTTTCGAATGTATCTGATTTTTCAAATATGTTTTTAGGTGCACAACCGTTTAACAATGGTGGTAGTCCAGATATAAACAATTGGATTTTAAAAACAAATGGAAGTGTTAATATGAGTAAAATGTTTGCAAGTGTTAACTCTTATATTTCAACAACTTTTAATCAACCAATTGGTAATTGGAATACATCAGCAGTTACCAATATGTCTCAGATGTTTGGTGCTACGGCAGGAAAAGTCACTTTTAATCAGGATATTGGAAACTGGAATATAAGTAATGTTACTGATTTCACAAATTTCATGGTAAATAAATCTCCAACAAATTTCTCCGCTGCAAATCTAGATGCTATTTATAACGGTTGGAGCTCCAGAACAGTAAAGACACCTATCACCATAACTTTTGGTACCGCCAAAAGAACTTCAGCAAGTAATACAGGAAAGTCAATACTAACTGCTTCGCCAAACAATTGGGTTATTACTGATGGAGGAATTTAA
- a CDS encoding fibronectin type III domain-containing protein, whose amino-acid sequence MGHLLQNTVFGRTNYKVNTYIGGISPTINTPALLATKLGIAVNRIKLFRIIDNDIECAIIGGSYEVKGFNHSDLSQVTYYRDPTGIVSGIGHQGFYNTGLIEGYFPNATYISIAAFDQNLYPSGRPKNLLKKLYIPSVTRIGNTVTNENVFRSGNLNLGKIWANQILQTINSGGVEGDLAYLATGNTITYITNFSKPSSITNLSATAIYNTGIQLSFTPPDSINGIDFYEVYVNGLYKQDIKNSGDIVTGLTKNTNCNINLIAVDNFYNKSVLSATLNLTTGNINLDIDAENFINTSQNYNYIEIINNLVVSLKVNNLWNKIQAAYPFIGTTQANHKFNLKNPSDTNTAFRLTFSGAGTHSINGYQTNGSNAYANTFLNINTYHTFSNAGLTIVCGTNNVPTTTNSYDFGAQKSSSPWECYQIHLNHGASKNNNVFVVGTIGISKAAVNNAKGIHTISKTTNTQVSYSKNGNLDTTVAGTQTGIVPTLPYFIGCLNNGGSPYGYSNQRIQFTAIHEGLTNEEVKTLHTIIDTFENALGRKTW is encoded by the coding sequence ATGGGACATTTACTACAAAATACAGTTTTTGGACGAACCAATTACAAAGTAAACACTTATATAGGCGGTATTAGTCCTACCATAAATACACCTGCATTGCTTGCAACTAAATTAGGAATTGCCGTTAACCGAATTAAACTTTTTCGAATTATAGATAATGATATAGAATGCGCTATAATTGGTGGAAGTTACGAAGTTAAAGGATTTAATCATTCCGATCTCAGTCAAGTTACCTACTATAGAGATCCTACAGGAATTGTTTCAGGAATTGGTCATCAAGGTTTTTATAATACTGGATTGATAGAAGGTTATTTTCCAAATGCCACCTACATTTCAATAGCTGCTTTTGATCAAAATCTTTATCCTAGTGGAAGACCTAAAAATCTTTTAAAGAAACTATATATTCCATCAGTAACAAGAATTGGCAATACAGTTACAAATGAAAATGTTTTTAGATCCGGAAATCTAAACTTGGGCAAGATATGGGCAAATCAAATATTACAAACCATAAATTCAGGAGGAGTTGAAGGAGATCTGGCATATTTAGCAACTGGAAACACAATAACATATATTACTAATTTCTCAAAACCAAGTAGCATTACAAATTTATCAGCAACAGCTATTTATAATACAGGAATTCAACTCAGTTTCACGCCTCCAGATTCAATTAACGGGATAGATTTCTATGAAGTATATGTAAATGGCCTTTATAAACAAGACATAAAAAATAGTGGAGATATAGTTACAGGGTTAACTAAAAATACCAATTGCAATATTAATTTAATTGCAGTCGATAATTTTTATAACAAATCTGTTCTAAGTGCCACTCTAAATCTTACAACTGGTAATATAAATTTAGATATAGATGCTGAAAATTTCATAAATACCTCTCAGAACTACAACTACATAGAGATAATAAACAACTTGGTCGTTTCATTAAAAGTAAATAATCTTTGGAATAAAATACAGGCCGCTTATCCGTTTATAGGCACTACACAAGCTAATCACAAATTTAATCTAAAGAATCCATCAGATACCAATACTGCTTTTCGATTAACCTTTAGTGGCGCAGGTACTCACTCTATTAACGGATACCAAACAAATGGCAGCAATGCTTATGCAAATACTTTTTTAAATATAAACACTTATCATACATTTTCAAATGCAGGTTTAACTATTGTTTGCGGAACAAATAATGTACCAACCACAACAAATTCTTATGATTTTGGAGCGCAAAAATCAAGTTCTCCGTGGGAATGTTATCAAATACATTTGAATCATGGAGCTTCAAAAAATAATAATGTATTTGTTGTCGGAACTATTGGCATTTCAAAAGCAGCAGTAAATAATGCAAAAGGAATTCATACGATAAGTAAAACTACAAATACGCAGGTAAGTTATTCTAAAAATGGAAATTTAGATACTACTGTAGCAGGAACACAAACCGGAATAGTACCAACATTACCATATTTTATTGGCTGCTTAAATAACGGAGGATCTCCTTATGGTTATTCAAATCAAAGAATACAGTTTACTGCAATTCATGAAGGATTAACCAATGAGGAAGTTAAAACTTTACATACAATCATTGACACATTTGAAAACGCATTAGGTAGGAAAACCTGGTAG
- a CDS encoding DUF5977 domain-containing protein, with product MGNTGYKSFANLELYYVDDGTSTGQPTKPNVVTDPDYIAPVLDTATCAPSIRYYSVEKNLSAKKNNCGNGYSGSIVTLTSLPSQFFSTISQADANAQADAWLAANVQTYANNHGTCELIYIPPTGGGGGTGCFVEGTLITLPDGSRKAIEELQLDQLLLSAEIETLIDTNNASELYKWSSAYLLESRIISPITKISKKLAYKTMIINEGLFEATPTHLQLIQRDGFWRFIPLGDILVGDNLYTIDSEIIPVTSVTINLEERNIYPLTLNPFHTYFANGILTHNYKQPENSES from the coding sequence ATGGGAAATACAGGATATAAATCATTCGCTAATCTAGAGTTATACTATGTAGATGACGGGACTTCTACAGGGCAACCAACAAAACCAAATGTAGTCACAGATCCTGATTATATTGCACCGGTTTTAGATACTGCTACTTGTGCTCCAAGTATAAGATATTATAGTGTAGAAAAAAATTTAAGTGCCAAAAAGAATAATTGCGGAAATGGATATAGCGGAAGTATTGTTACACTTACCTCTTTGCCAAGTCAATTTTTTTCCACCATTAGCCAAGCGGACGCAAATGCACAAGCAGATGCATGGTTAGCTGCAAATGTACAAACTTATGCAAATAATCATGGAACATGTGAACTTATCTATATACCTCCTACTGGTGGTGGAGGTGGTACCGGCTGCTTTGTTGAAGGCACACTAATAACATTGCCTGATGGTTCGAGAAAAGCAATCGAAGAGTTACAGCTGGATCAATTGCTGCTTTCTGCTGAAATTGAAACATTAATTGACACCAATAATGCAAGTGAATTGTATAAATGGTCCTCTGCATACTTATTAGAGAGCAGAATTATATCACCAATAACCAAAATATCGAAAAAGCTTGCCTATAAAACAATGATCATTAATGAGGGGCTATTCGAAGCTACTCCAACTCACTTGCAATTAATTCAACGTGATGGGTTTTGGAGATTTATTCCTTTAGGAGATATTCTGGTTGGAGACAATTTATATACAATCGACAGTGAAATTATACCAGTTACATCTGTCACTATTAATTTAGAAGAAAGAAATATTTATCCATTGACATTGAATCCGTTTCATACCTATTTTGCAAATGGAATTTTAACTCACAATTATAAACAACCAGAAAATTCAGAGTCATAA
- a CDS encoding DUF5977 domain-containing protein gives MEYYNIAKSSTAAKNDCAAGVMGTSVTLTANANQFVSTVSADDANAKADAWLAANVQAYANNTGSCRITAWRGINPSCVVEPTTELSPFNYMVIRYKWALGAGQDFDTYTGIINSGTSLDNKWMGWGHGFNNEIPENALAENSYIMWAGDNTQANGVESCLVNFSKIITDYPTLNTVQVRMAGSWYRTVNSGNIDVEIVTYNGGRMEKSGFDMINVGGTQVQYLNFSTTVPIQGTNLAKNIESVTNLGYITYVKDSSTGKIVMKY, from the coding sequence ATGGAATATTACAATATAGCCAAGTCCTCGACTGCGGCAAAAAATGATTGCGCTGCCGGAGTCATGGGAACTTCCGTCACATTAACTGCAAATGCAAATCAGTTTGTATCGACCGTAAGTGCCGATGATGCAAATGCAAAAGCAGATGCATGGCTAGCTGCAAACGTACAGGCCTATGCAAATAACACAGGCTCTTGCAGAATCACTGCCTGGAGAGGAATAAATCCTTCTTGTGTGGTTGAACCCACGACTGAATTATCACCTTTTAATTATATGGTTATTAGGTACAAATGGGCATTAGGAGCCGGACAAGATTTTGACACCTACACCGGAATCATAAATTCGGGAACATCTCTGGATAATAAATGGATGGGCTGGGGTCACGGATTTAATAACGAAATTCCCGAAAATGCTTTAGCAGAGAACTCTTATATTATGTGGGCAGGTGATAATACACAAGCAAATGGTGTAGAAAGCTGCCTGGTAAATTTTAGTAAAATAATAACAGACTACCCTACTCTAAATACAGTTCAGGTAAGAATGGCCGGATCATGGTATAGAACAGTAAATAGCGGAAATATCGATGTTGAAATAGTGACCTACAATGGTGGTCGAATGGAAAAATCAGGATTTGACATGATTAACGTTGGCGGAACACAAGTACAATATTTAAATTTTTCTACAACAGTACCTATACAAGGGACAAATTTGGCTAAAAATATTGAATCTGTAACTAATCTTGGATACATAACCTATGTCAAAGATTCTTCTACAGGAAAAATCGTAATGAAATATTAA